Proteins co-encoded in one Bacillus infantis NRRL B-14911 genomic window:
- a CDS encoding S41 family peptidase, whose protein sequence is MNRRVIAFFMAGSLLAGSGGTYAGMQWFYHSQKEAGLEPKAGLEGKEDPGSGAPEELGKVGQAYELILGSYVEKVEGEQLAEGAIQGMLSTLDDPYSVYMNEETARQFNETLESSFEGIGAEVSMVDGKVIIVSPFKDSPAEKAGLKPNDQILKVDGESVEGLDLYEATLKIRGEKGTNVMLEIRRQGLQEPLSVKVKRDEIPQITVYAEMKEENDKRIGHIEITTFSEDTAKEFTRELKKLEKEGLDGLIIDVRGNPGGLLSSVEEILKGLVTKEKPYVQIQKRNGDKTRYFSELEKEKDYPVAVLIDKGSASASEILAGALEEGAGYPLIGESTFGKGTVQQPVPMGDGSNIKLTLFKWLTPDGNWIHRKGIKPTIEVVQPEIFHTHPLNLEKPLVLDMNNEQVKNAQIMLDGLGLSPGRKDGYFSEATETAVKAFQQHQGLEATGKVDSKTAAALEQAIIAETKKEENDIQLQAAIRYLSR, encoded by the coding sequence ATGAATCGAAGAGTGATCGCTTTTTTTATGGCCGGATCACTGCTGGCCGGATCCGGAGGAACGTATGCAGGGATGCAGTGGTTCTATCATTCGCAAAAAGAGGCCGGACTTGAGCCTAAAGCCGGGCTGGAGGGCAAGGAAGATCCAGGCAGCGGAGCACCCGAGGAGCTCGGGAAGGTAGGCCAGGCGTATGAGCTGATCCTCGGAAGCTATGTAGAGAAGGTAGAGGGAGAGCAGCTGGCAGAAGGGGCGATCCAGGGGATGCTTTCAACATTGGATGATCCTTATTCGGTATATATGAACGAGGAAACGGCCAGGCAATTCAATGAAACACTGGAGTCATCGTTTGAAGGGATCGGAGCGGAAGTAAGCATGGTAGATGGCAAGGTGATCATTGTATCTCCATTTAAAGATTCTCCAGCAGAAAAAGCCGGCCTGAAGCCGAACGACCAGATCCTGAAGGTGGATGGCGAAAGCGTTGAAGGCCTTGATTTATATGAAGCCACCTTGAAAATCCGCGGTGAAAAAGGAACCAATGTTATGCTGGAAATACGGAGGCAGGGCCTTCAGGAGCCGCTTTCGGTAAAGGTGAAAAGAGATGAAATTCCGCAGATTACTGTCTATGCGGAAATGAAAGAAGAAAACGATAAAAGAATCGGACATATTGAAATTACGACTTTTTCAGAGGATACAGCAAAGGAATTCACCAGGGAGCTGAAAAAGCTTGAGAAAGAGGGACTGGATGGACTGATCATTGATGTGCGCGGCAATCCGGGGGGACTGCTGTCCAGCGTCGAGGAAATTCTGAAAGGTCTTGTTACTAAAGAAAAGCCGTATGTTCAGATTCAAAAAAGAAACGGAGATAAAACAAGATATTTCTCAGAGCTTGAGAAAGAAAAAGACTATCCGGTAGCCGTTTTGATTGATAAAGGCAGTGCATCTGCGTCTGAAATTCTTGCCGGAGCACTGGAGGAAGGGGCAGGCTACCCGCTCATCGGAGAATCCACCTTTGGAAAAGGGACCGTCCAGCAGCCCGTTCCGATGGGAGATGGAAGCAATATTAAACTGACATTGTTCAAATGGCTCACTCCGGATGGAAATTGGATTCATAGGAAAGGGATCAAGCCGACGATTGAAGTCGTCCAGCCGGAGATCTTCCATACCCACCCGCTTAATCTGGAGAAGCCGCTTGTGCTGGATATGAATAATGAGCAGGTCAAAAATGCACAGATCATGCTTGATGGGCTCGGGCTGTCGCCTGGCCGGAAGGACGGCTATTTCAGTGAAGCGACCGAAACGGCTGTCAAAGCCTTCCAGCAGCATCAGGGACTGGAGGCAACAGGCAAGGTTGACAGCAAAACTGCTGCCGCGCTTGAGCAGGCTATCATCGCGGAAACCAAGAAAGAAGAAAATGATATTCAGCTGCAGGCAGCCATCCGCTATCTGAGCAGGTGA